Genomic DNA from Alicyclobacillus fastidiosus:
AGACAGTTGCGAATGTCCCCAGGCGGCGGCATGGCGAATTCGTTGCGCAAGCGACCCGAGCTCCCGCCATCGTCCGCAACCGTGACAACTGCGGTGAGATCGACCTGAAACTCCTTCAATCCACGCAGAATCGTCGACAGACCCGTGCCCCCGCCCAAGGCGACGATCTTTAACCGCCGCTCGTTCCACTTCGCTTGGCGACGGCTTTCCCGCATATCGCGCCACCAACCGAACGCGAGTAAGATGATGGCCGCAAAGAGAACCAGGATCCCAAGGGCTGTGCCATAGGGCAATCGCGCCAGTCGGAGGACACCCGCCAGGATACCTACTCCAAAGCACGCGATAGTCCAAGCGAGTAACCACCATTGCCGCATGCTCACCCCTCCCGACCGCGATCCCGGTGTGTCAATTCCACGTCCGCCACCGCTCGCAGATGGTTGGCGATATGCCGGGCGATGGCGACCGACCGATGTTTCCCGCCGGTGCAACCAATGCCGACCACCAGATGGCTCTTCCCTTCCCGCTGATACTCTGGGAGGAGAAAGTCGAGCATCTCTTCTGCTTTGGTGACAAAGTGTTGCGTCGCCGGCCACTGCATGACGTAGTCGTAGACCGGTTGGTCCTCGCCTGTGAACGGGCGCAGTTCGTCGATGTAGTGCGGATTAGGCAGAAAACGCACGTCGTAGACCATATCCGCATCCAGTGGAACACCGTATTTAAACCCAAACGACACCACGTGCACGGGCATTCGCGAAATGTGGGGCTGAAAGCGACTGGTCAATTCCTTCTTCAGGGTCCCTGAGGCCATGTCGCTCGTGTCGATGACGAAATCCGCTGCAGCCCGCACGGCAGCCAAGGCTACGCGCTCCTGTTCGATGCTCTCCGTGAGGCGCGATGTCGGCGACAGCGGATGGCGCCGCCTAGACTCTTTGTACCGGCGCACCAGTGTCGCCTCGTTGGCGTCCAGGAACACAAGCGTGGTATCCATGTCCTTGCGGCCACGCAACTCCTCGACGGTCGTCAGGAGTGGCTCAAACAGCGAACCACCGCGCAGGTCACACGCAAACGCCACCTTGCTGAGCGTTCCGGACGTGTGTTCCGCCATGTCCAGCAGGCGCGGCATCAAGGCGGGTGGCAAATTGTCCACACAGAAGAAGCCGATGTCTTCGAGTGCTTGCATGGCAACGGATTTGCCCGCTCCCGACATGCCGGTGAGAACCACGGTTTCCAAGCGCACAGTCACTATGCAGCCCCTCCATTCCAAACAGATTCAGACCGAGTTCAGGTAATTGTCTGGGTCGATTGTCCAGCTTTTTACCTGATGGTCTGCATCATATGTAAAACGTCCGAAAAATACGACGGAAGTCCCGCGGGCCTCTGCGGCCAACGTGTGTTGAACCATCAGCCTATCCCCTTCATCCATCGGGAGATGGGCAAGTTCATCCGCCTTCACCACGGCCAGTTTCCCCTCGCGATTTTCCTTCAACAGCGTACCCGTTGGTCCATGACCGACAAATTGAGCGATGATCCTGTCCTTCGCCGTCGAATCCGGACCCGCCGCGACCTGAACGCGGTAGATCCCGCGCAAGCTGGCATCCGCGAGTTGCAGGCCAGACTCTTCGGAGAACTCCCGCATAGCCGCCTGTCGCCACAATTCGTGATCTTCCACTTTACCGCCCGGCAGGTACCACCAACCTCTGCGCGGCTTCTGTAGCATGACAAACCCATCTTGCCAAGGAACAAAGCAATTTACGA
This window encodes:
- the rapZ gene encoding RNase adapter RapZ gives rise to the protein MTVRLETVVLTGMSGAGKSVAMQALEDIGFFCVDNLPPALMPRLLDMAEHTSGTLSKVAFACDLRGGSLFEPLLTTVEELRGRKDMDTTLVFLDANEATLVRRYKESRRRHPLSPTSRLTESIEQERVALAAVRAAADFVIDTSDMASGTLKKELTSRFQPHISRMPVHVVSFGFKYGVPLDADMVYDVRFLPNPHYIDELRPFTGEDQPVYDYVMQWPATQHFVTKAEEMLDFLLPEYQREGKSHLVVGIGCTGGKHRSVAIARHIANHLRAVADVELTHRDRGREG
- a CDS encoding NUDIX domain-containing protein translates to MQLIVNCFVPWQDGFVMLQKPRRGWWYLPGGKVEDHELWRQAAMREFSEESGLQLADASLRGIYRVQVAAGPDSTAKDRIIAQFVGHGPTGTLLKENREGKLAVVKADELAHLPMDEGDRLMVQHTLAAEARGTSVVFFGRFTYDADHQVKSWTIDPDNYLNSV